The Ziziphus jujuba cultivar Dongzao chromosome 5, ASM3175591v1 genome segment tatatatatattctcagtCCTTGTCAAAATTGTGTGAATAAGTaatctcattattaattaataaaatagccAATCCTCCAAAAAAGTCATAGTTTTTCTATTCCTTCcaactaatttatttatgacaatgaaaatgataaataaaatagatgCTTGAAAAATCTCATTCGCtcatatttttttctacttaGCTTTCAAaaccaatccaaaaaaaaaaaaaaaaaaaagaagaccaaAGCAGAAGCAAATGGCCAGGGAAGGAAACGGCTGTTCAAGCCAGAAAGGAGGATGGAACTTCGGGCTCGGATGTGGGTCGTACCCTGATGGGGCTTGGGGCTTCATTTGGGTTGTGGGTTAAGGCCCCAGACCGCGAGGGACTACTTTTGGGTTTGGGTCAGGTGGAGGGTGGACCCGTGATGGTGGTGGGTTCGGATATGGACGGGAAGCTCTCAAGGAAGTGGTGGCACAAATTGGCAGGGAAATTTCGGGTTTGGTGGAGAATTTTGGAGCTCAACTGGGCAAGCCAGGTCCAACGTGGTTGGAAGCAACAATAATTACATATCAAGATACACTCCATACACCACCTCCTTGATTGCTTTCAAGGTTGCCAgtaaaaacacaaaatttatTGTTTCTCTTAATATAATTtccttatttgaaaatatatatatgtatatatatatttttttttttcttttccttttctttggcTTAAATTTGGAAAATGTATACTTACGTACCTGCTTTTAATCTATATGCATATAccattataaattaaatcatttcCTTCAAATAGCGGATGCATTGCGTGTCAATTTTTAAGTGGTTAGTCGCACTACCTGGCTTATACAGTTATGCAGCAGCCTGTATGCTGGCAATTTTTGGGCCctaacatatattttaatattagtaataattctATGAGGCATGGGTTAGATTCTctccaaaagtttttttttttttttaaatgttctttCAACCTCCACctgcttagtttttttttttttttttgaataattataacgatgtttaaaaaaaaaaaaattataacaatatGCTTCCTAATAACACAaacaatttttatcattatattattatttgtttatttaattttaatactaTTCAATAGTTATATGTTAtcgatatattattattattataaaaaaaatagttccaaaaaattatcatttgcaaatataaaaagaatttttatttataagaatattaaattttgattttattaattaattcaatataaACATTATATTTTTTCGGCGTGTGATTGAACTAGTTTTTTAGGTGGTATGattgaaattatgtttataaaaATGTTAGAAGATGCATGTAAGAGATAAATGTTGGATGGACAAATTTCTAACAGTAAGggtgtaaatataattttgaaattaaaatgatCAAATTTGAATTACGACAAATCTATgataataagagaaaaaaaagaaaaaagaaaaaagaaaaaaaatataacataaggGATAATAACATAACATAAGGGGTGCTTAGCTCTACTTGTGTCCTTAGACCTCTCTGTGCACGTGAGCTTATTTCATGTGAAAGAATATTAAGATAGTtctcaatttataaatatttaacgcAACACTTTTATTTATTCGACAGTCATATAATTTGTCATTTCTTCAACTACTCAACagaacatttaatatttttttaaattgtttttgaaaataaaaaatagaaaacatggtCATAAGGACGTGTTTCTTTCACCGGATTGGACAGAATTGTGTCCCAATCTAGTGTTTGGTAGGAGCAAATGAAGAAGCGGATAACTTAACCGCTACAGTAAAATAATTTCCCGAGAGGAGGATTAAGCTGACCCGTCCTTCCCCCTAGGTCAAGTTTCTGTCCGAAGCTCATCGAAGGCTTTGCTGGTGTCTCTCGCGTGCCTCTGCCCAGATCAAGCTCGTGGTAgtgttcttcttcttgaatctgtgagtttgccttcttcttctttctcttctcattgtttgtctgcttcttcttcttcatgtttcagcttatttcttttttagggCTTAGATCTGCCCATATTCCTCTTCTTTGATCTGCCATAGAAAagactttttcttcttcttcttctctattctccttcttcttcgtttttcatttatttccttCCTGTTATATTTCTCTTCTTCGTTTGTCTTGTTCTTCGATCtggcaatttgtttttttctgcaattttattttcGATCTGGTAGTACAAATCtgtagaaaaaaatttcttcttcttcgttcttcttctccttcgatctggcattgttttttgccattttatttcttcttcttcttcaatctggtAGGATAAATCTgtagaaaaaatttcttcttcttcttcttcttcttcttcttctccttcaatctgacattgtttttttttttgccattttatttcttcttcttcttcaatctggtAGTACAAATCTgtagaaaaaatttcttattcttcttcttcttcttcttcttcgttctctGTTCTCCTTCGATCtgacattgtttttttttttttttgccattttatttcttcttttttttttttaaagagaaatgGAAAATCAATCACAAAAATGCacaaataatattgattttgctATTCATGCAGCTTAGCCTATGATTAACTGAATAAATTATTGGAGTAATacccaataaattaaattggCCTTGATTAGCTGTATAATTTTCCAATCAGCAATTGCTTATaactttttccttctttattttgttGAGTATTTAGCTTatacttttacatatttaattaatttgataagccAAAGTTGTCACTTTTTGTCTTATGGCTGCGAGGTGTGAGAGGAGAGAACGATTGCCAAAGACCagattttatagttttatatgcATTTTTACAACTCTCTGAAAACATTCAAGAGAGCTCAGCAACCCTCTGCTGTTATGGGCTGTTCTTCTCCAACTCTGTTTTACTTCCAGTCACATGCACTCTCTACCAAGACTCAGAGCACTTGCTGTCTTACACCTGAAACTAACATCCAATTCCCAGGTCAAACAAATCCACACCCAGTTGATCATCAATGGCCTCAATTCACCTCcattttggcaaaactaatcCAGCAATACTGCACCCTACCAGACCCACAAAGCATCCAAAACTATGCCTATTCAGTTTTCAAACACTTTGACAAACCAAACCTCTTTCTCTTCAACACTTTGATAAGATGCTCTCAACCCAAGGAGTCTATTCTAGTTTTTGTTGATTGGGTATCAAGGGGGGACTTGGTTTTTGATCATTTTACTTTCATTTTCGTTCTTGGAGCTTGTGCTCGATCTCCTTCCGTGCCAACATTATGGGTAGGGCGACAAACACATGCCCAGATGCTGAAACGTGGTACTATGTCTAATATTTTGTTGCAAACCACTGCCATACATTTCTATGCAAGTAACAAGGATGTTAGTTCAGCACGGAGAATGTTTGATGATATGATAGTGAGAAACAGCATTACCTGGAATGTGATGATCAAGGGGTATTGTTCACAGAAAGAAATCGCCCGTGAAGCATTGGTTTTGTTTCGAGGCATGTTGGAAGATGACTGTGGAGTGAAACCAACGGATACTACTATGGTTTGCATTCTTTCCACAGCTTCTCAGTTGGGTGTATTGGAAACTGGTGCTTGTGTTCATGGTTATATTGAGAAGACGATTCCTCTTCCAGAAAATTATGTGTTTATTGGCACGGGTCTTATCGATATGTACTCAAAATGTGGAtgtctttatttgttatatgtaCTCAAAATGTGGATGTCTCTATTTGTTTTATAAGTAAATTATctttgtaaaatttaatatatttatatttatgtagtacttgttatttgaattgctacatgtgaaatctatatacatatacgtataatttggatatggatattcttatattatcaacaagttcttaattacatatactgttaattatttctttatttgtgaataattgttatttatgatttaccatactaaaattttattttaattggttttggaaacaatatattcatgtaatttatgggttgaaaaaatattcaattgtcttatgcataccattaaaatatatttatttttaattaattgttatttatggcatactatgttttaagttaattttaagctatttctaaagttatatattaatttatttgtgggtgtatacaacaaattttgcatattttgcatgtatatataaatatataaatatataaatgtacaaccttaattagatgtaataattttttttcatataaatttaacttttaaaatttttattatttttaaattaaatatataattacaaaatagtccTATCCAGTCCAATTCGGTACGAAACATGGTATAATTAGTCTATCATTCAGTCTGGAACTATACCAAACATAGTACTGCACTAATTATCCTGTCCGATCCTATCCAATTCTGTCCGATCCTGTCCAATCCGGACCTATCCGGCGTACCAAACGCCCCCTAAAGCGACTTGGCATACACATAGGCCATGTGTTTAACAATATTCGATccaatcaattttttcttttttcttttttttatgtcaatttataaatagataatcttaaaaaataaaaataaaaaagtcaagaGGGCAGGCCCAGGACCTGGCCCAGGCCCAGGTTTATGGTAAAGACCGGTTTTAGGGTTTCGCCGAAAGAAGCCGCCCAAGTTGGCGATCGGAGGTTTGATGAGGGTACGTGATTCCGCCAAACGAATCTCCAAAATCGCACTCTGACTGTTTCTCTTCGGCTTTGATTTCTTCCACTTCTAAACGATGCTTGGCTTGCGTGGATCAGCTTCAATACTTTCGGATATCAGTCTTCGGCTTCGTCAATCAATATCAGTGAGTTTATTCCATATATAGCTTatcctatttttttcttttttcttttttttcagaaaTCAAAATTGACCCAATATTCgtttttttcatttacaatcaaaattctttggccctttttttttttcattttttcctaaCTGAAACATACTCAATATGCATTTTGGAATATAGTAAGTTTTTGCTCATTCAGTTCTTTGATTtgattgcttttttattttttattttttatttttttaaaaaattacctgCGATTATTGCAGTTTAATGGGGGAATAATAAGAGCACAATGCATAAGCATAAAAGCAGGAATGGAAATTCCAGACAACAAGAGGCTTGAGTATGCACTTCCATACATACATGGAATTGGGCTACACAGAGCTCGTCAAATCCTGTCCGAGCTCAACATGGAGAAGAGCAAACTTGCCAAAGACCTCACTAAAAGAGAAGTGGTTGCTCTTGGACAACAACTTTCCAAATACATTCTTGGAAGAGaattggtaaataaaaaaaaatttctttctttagaACCCTTTGAAAATGGCTTAATAAGATTATGTTTCATTGTTTATTTTAGGTGGGTTGCGTTCAGAGAGACATTGGGAGACTGAGAGACATCCAATGCTACAGAGGCACAAGACATGGGGATAAATTGCCTTGCAGAGGGCAGCGCACTCATACCAATGCTCGCACCAAGAAGTGCAAGCCTACGATTCCCTCATTATCCCGGAACTTGTAAAAATGTCATTTGCAGTTTTGCCTAAACAATCTATTTCCGGTACAAATTCCACTTAGAATTTCTCTGCCATTGGAAAGTCCATCTAATTGTAGTTTCTCGCATTTGGTTCGGAATTAATAGTATAGGATTTTCCAACTTCTGCAGCCATGAAAGGATGAACCACGGTAAATGTGGTTTTCTTAGTATTATCGTTGAAACTCTTGCGACTAAATAAATGTGGAATCGACGAAATGCTTTCTTCGATGTTGTACTtttttatttgtccataaaTCTTCTATTTCTTtgatccaaaaaacaaaacacagaaaaccaaaaagcaaaaaagtaaTATAGATTTAAAATGGGCCCGACAAAACTTGTCATTAAAAGTAACCCAATGTTCCCAATGACATTTCTACTAATGCCTATAGTCTATGCAAGCAAGGTTGTGAATTCTCGGATTCTCTCACTGTTTGTGTTCATGCTGCATAACATTTCCCTTTcactgattaaaaaaataataaaaaataaaaacagggcTACTAACTTATAACAAATAGTTTTGCAGCCATGCAAAACGTCTCATCAATGGCTCCATAATGTAGACGGAAAAACATTTCAACTTTTCAACACAATTCATTAAAATCGCATTATACTCAAAATTGGATGATTTTGTTAATAGGAGTCTAGGAGACCGAAGACGAACTAGCTATTATGCCCGAATGGTCAAACATTCTATTTGTGTCACTAAACACAAACACATCATCATCTACAACGCAAACAAAATTGTTGGAACCACCATGAAAGTGtgaaaagaatatatatgaCCGGTGTTTTTACATCTCAAGTAAAGCAGCAAAACTGTGGATTTTGAGAGTTGAGGAGGCAGAAACCATGCTAGCTGGATCATTACATTctataaaagcaaaatttttaaatttgaatcgcttgttaaatttgaatgttttttcctttcctaACATAAGTGCTTTATATACAATCGGGTTATGAAAAAATGGATTGAAATAGGTTAACCAGTGGATGGACAAGCATTTCATGTAAGACTCACCATTCCACaaccaaaaattttgaaaaatatgacaTCTAGCATAGTAAAGATGATGCATTTCAGTTCTTTCAGATGTTGTCATGAATTGTACTTGGtgattaaaaaaggaaaatagaaaacTTGCTTGTATTTGCTACATGGAACAATGTGGAGAACTTTCCGAGTCAAGGAAAACATTTTTTATGTATCTGCTAATCCGAAAACCATATCAACAGTCATGGAATGAGACACAATAgaagcaaaaatattaaatagagaACAGAATATGATATACAAATGATACAAGACAAAGCTATTTATGATATAAGACAAGGAGAGCATTATAATCGGTCATTTAGATACAATGCATGGAAAGCATTATAATTGAAGTTCTGCAATGGGAAGTAATGTATAGTAATGGTTTATAACTGAGAGGCATCCAAGAGAAATTATCCCATTATCTAGCCAAGAAAAAGGATGGAAATGTAGAAGAGAAAGATTTCGgcagaacaaaaagaaaaacgtaGTTTGTTAGAGTGCCGCGAATAATCAAGATCAATCCAAGAAAATCAAGAGAAGGCAGATAATCATGAACGTTCTCATCTAAGCAAGCtatataatgtataaaaataaaataaaaaataattcccGGTTTAGATTGCAATTACCCAGCTAGAAATAAACAGAGGGGCAAACAACAAAGAGACAATGAAATTATGGAAGCAGATTAGATGCACTTGATGGACTCATAAGGAATACTAAGAACCATAGTATTGGATTGATTGATTCTTTTGACACTTAAAAGTTCAAAATAATCCAGATTGATCAAGAAGCCATTATCCATTACAATCTCATAATCTATTTCTATTTGGTTGGAACAGGGATTTCCACTAGTACACGAGTCCAGTGCAgagaaatttcataaaatttcaagaattatAAAAGCAGAAGGATGGAACAAGACATTACTAAATTCACTATACACTGCTTATAATCTCAATTCCGCAAAGAACACATGTATAAAATGCACCATAAatgataacaaaaacaaaaaagagagctTTGATTAACAAATTGCAACCAAAATAGCGTTCGAGAAACTAACAAATACAACAGGTTCACTTTAAAATTTGATCAACTACATAAAAGAAGCAAAGCAGAACCTTTTAGGTTAACGCGGGGCCTTCTTCTTTCCAGCAATGGTAACTCTCTTACCCTTCAATGTCCGGGTATTGTTCTTTGTACGCTGGCCTCTGCAAGGCAGACCTTGAATATGGCGTATTCCTCTATAGCACTGAATTTCCTTCAGTCTCCTTATATTCAACGCATTGAACCTCctctggaaaaaaataaaaaatgcccaCCAAGGAAAACAACCATTGGAGCTCCAAAATcccaaagaaagagagaaaatgaCAGAAATAGAGAAGAGAATTAATTACCAAGTCACCCTCTATCATGTACTTGGAGACTTCTTCTCTGACAGAGATAAGCTCATCTTCAGAGAGGTCCTTGGTGATCTTGTTCTCCATTCCGAGGTCGGAGAGTATTTGCCGAGATCGGCTGCGCCCAACTCCATGGATATACTGGAGCGAGTATTCAATCCGTTTGTTATTCGGAACTTCCACTCCTCCAATACGAACACATTTCACGCTTAAACCACCAACCTACGCTCACAAAACCCATTTATACTTTCCACTTCAATCTTTTATCTACTTTGCCATAGAAAAAAACTAATCTGGAAAAACCCCAATGGAGTATTAAACAACAAGAAAAGCCCAATATGTATTTGAAAGTTGAGATATGgtaaaccaattgaaaattgcAAGTGATTTGACATAAAACGACGCCAAGTGAGATTGAAAGCAAAGAGGGATTACCTTAGCAGGGTTTGCAAGGGGGAGGGAGAGACGGGTAGAGAACGGGTTAGGGTTCCGTCCATTGCAGATTACAGAAAGAGATGGAGAGACAGGCATAGCCAGTGTCTGTGCCATTTTCGATGGTCTTTTCCCACTGCGACTGAGCTTTTGGAATTGCTGGCTTTGTTGTGTGGATGAAGACGAAGGTTTCGAGGCTGGCTTATCCTTCTTCAGTAACAGGttacccaaaaaccaaaaaaaaaaaaaaaaaaaaaagcccacaATTCAATACGAACCCAATTTGATTTTGGATTGACTTTGGGCTGACTTTTCTCTTTAGTCTCCCAAACATCATCAACGGGCCGAGCCTGGTTAGTCAaagtttctttttctattttaaatagaaattaaaagctttattaattttttattttttattattatatttcatttttggttCATATGTTATGTGATAAATTGGGAAGGAAGGAAAgcttttattattagattttgaaTCCAAATTCTaaagttatcattaataattattattgccCGACTAAACAGTTCCCAAGCattttcaccccaaaaaaaaaaaaaaaaacagttccCAAGCATCACAATGATTTTTGTCCTTAAAATCTTTGTCCCCAATGAAGATGTGTTTCTTTTCTTCCGTCCCAAattcaaatcaatttttaattttcgcAAACAATGTTTATCTAACTTAGTcagcattattattttatatatatggaccATTCTTCTATACCCGAAAATCTGATGCAagtatgataaaataataataacaataataatggttTGTGGTGTACAATTAGATTGGTAAATCAGTTATGTTTTAATTCTATCAATAATACAACCTTTCTCtacttttatggtttttttggtcaataataATCCTCTGCTGTTTTAAACCGGGAACAACATAAAGGAAGGGCAGAAGTGGGATTTCCACCATAAGAAGACTCGGAAGTCTTAAGACTCCCAGTGCAGGAAAAGATAGCCGTTTTAAATGGGTGCAGCAGCAGAAGTTATACATGGCATAATACCagctttcctttcctttcctttgctTTGATCTGTCGTATATGGCATGGGCACAGGCCTGCAGTTTTGTTAGCAGGAATAAGGTTATCCCACCAATATCCTGGGAATGACCTCCTATATCCCTACCATAACATGCCACCAAAATGTATGCTGttctataaaaacaaaaacaatatcgTACTACTTATTCCTAGTTCCAACCATGCATTGTGAAAACTCATTTGGGTTCTTGGCTAAGCACTTAAGCAAACTATTCTCATCAGATTTGCTGGGGTTCTGACTCcacattaccccaaaaaaataaaaaaattatgttcaccatttgaatttttgtatgccaaatttccaatatatataatatctatatatgtacaaCTTTCGAGAAGTATAGtcggcagttttttttttttttttttctttatttttggtttaatacCTTAGAGATCAGTGCCAAATTAGCATAAATATGACAAATGTTTGGACTTATCCAAGCATCGTCAACCAAACAAGTAATGccaaaaacaaccaaaatattGGTAGAGATTAGAAAATGTGAAGCACGTGATCATGACATTAAAAGTTCAAAAGCATATTACATATACAACAAACTAATCTACAGCATTACGAGCTTCACAACTTAAAAGATTACTATTAAAAGTATCCTAACAACCATGTTTCCAATTCACCCTAGCAAAGCAAAGATCAAGAACACCAGGTAACAGGCCAACAAAACTACATGAAGCACTAATTATGTACTacatagaaaaaggaaaaaaaaaacacaagtaaaagaaagaagagcCAAGCCAATGTTTCCGTTATACCCCAGATGACTTTCAGCCACCTAAACGACCAAACCACCTCAAAACTCCAGCTGGGGAGAGAATGAAAACAAAGGCCATAATCCCACACACCACCAACGTGGTGCTCTCTTTG includes the following:
- the LOC107420978 gene encoding small ribosomal subunit protein uS13c, with protein sequence MAQTLAMPVSPSLSVICNGRNPNPFSTRLSLPLANPAKVGGLSVKCVRIGGVEVPNNKRIEYSLQYIHGVGRSRSRQILSDLGMENKITKDLSEDELISVREEVSKYMIEGDLRRFNALNIRRLKEIQCYRGIRHIQGLPCRGQRTKNNTRTLKGKRVTIAGKKKAPR
- the LOC107435007 gene encoding small ribosomal subunit protein uS13m isoform X2 → MLGLRGSASILSDISLRLRQSISFNGGIIRAQCISIKAGMEIPDNKRLEYALPYIHGIGLHRARQILSELNMEKSKLAKDLTKREVVALGQQLSKYILGRELVGCVQRDIGRLRDIQCYRGTRHGDKLPCRGQRTHTNARTKKCKPTIPSLSRNL
- the LOC107420976 gene encoding pentatricopeptide repeat-containing protein At3g18970-like produces the protein MGLGASFGLWVKAPDREGLLLGLGQVEGGPVMVVGSDMDGKLSRKWWHKLAGKFRVWWRILELNWASQRAQQPSAVMGCSSPTLFYFQSHALSTKTQSTCCLTPETNIQFPGQTNPHPVDHQWPQFTSILAKLIQQYCTLPDPQSIQNYAYSVFKHFDKPNLFLFNTLIRCSQPKESILVFVDWVSRGDLVFDHFTFIFVLGACARSPSVPTLWVGRQTHAQMLKRGTMSNILLQTTAIHFYASNKDVSSARRMFDDMIVRNSITWNVMIKGYCSQKEIAREALVLFRGMLEDDCGVKPTDTTMVCILSTASQLGVLETGACVHGYIEKTIPLPENYVFIGTGLIDMYSKCGCLYLLYVLKMWMSLFVL
- the LOC107435007 gene encoding small ribosomal subunit protein uS13m isoform X1, whose translation is MLGLRGSASILSDISLRLRQSISLRLLQFNGGIIRAQCISIKAGMEIPDNKRLEYALPYIHGIGLHRARQILSELNMEKSKLAKDLTKREVVALGQQLSKYILGRELVGCVQRDIGRLRDIQCYRGTRHGDKLPCRGQRTHTNARTKKCKPTIPSLSRNL